In Streptomyces sp. NBC_00433, a single genomic region encodes these proteins:
- a CDS encoding sugar phosphate isomerase/epimerase, with translation MAEPVDPRKRTGGVSGVKVALSTASVYPESTATAFEIAARLGYDGVEVMVWTDPVSQDVDALRRLSDYHRMPVLAVHAPCLLITQRVWSTDPWVKLQRARKAAQRLGASTVVVHPPFRWQRNYARDFVRGIWRMADETDVRFAVENMYPWRYRDREMLAYAPDWDVTREDYRHFTVDLSHAATSRTETLEMVARMGDRLAHVHLADGSGSAKDEHLVPGRGSQPCGALLESLAASDYRGHVVIEVNTRRAMSAAEREGDLAEALSFTRRHLAVPSPSRPPSVRA, from the coding sequence GTGGCTGAACCAGTGGACCCCAGGAAGCGAACCGGCGGCGTATCCGGCGTGAAGGTCGCGCTGTCCACGGCCTCGGTGTATCCGGAGTCCACGGCGACGGCGTTCGAGATCGCCGCCCGGCTCGGATACGACGGGGTCGAGGTGATGGTGTGGACCGACCCGGTGAGCCAGGACGTGGACGCGCTGCGGCGGCTCTCGGACTACCACCGGATGCCGGTGCTCGCCGTGCACGCGCCCTGCCTCCTGATCACCCAGCGGGTGTGGTCCACCGACCCGTGGGTGAAGCTCCAGCGGGCCAGGAAGGCCGCGCAGCGGCTGGGCGCGTCCACGGTCGTGGTGCACCCGCCCTTCCGGTGGCAGCGCAACTACGCCCGGGACTTCGTCCGCGGCATCTGGCGCATGGCGGACGAGACCGACGTGCGCTTCGCGGTCGAGAACATGTACCCGTGGCGCTACCGCGACCGCGAGATGCTGGCGTACGCCCCTGACTGGGACGTGACGCGCGAGGACTACCGGCACTTCACGGTGGACCTGTCGCACGCGGCGACGTCCCGTACGGAGACGCTGGAGATGGTCGCGCGGATGGGCGACCGGCTCGCGCACGTCCACCTCGCGGACGGCAGCGGCTCGGCGAAGGACGAGCACCTGGTGCCGGGGCGCGGGTCCCAGCCGTGCGGGGCGCTGCTGGAGTCGCTGGCGGCGAGCGACTACCGCGGGCATGTGGTGATCGAGGTCAACACCCGGCGGGCGATGTCGGCGGCCGAGCGCGAGGGCGACCTCGCGGAGGCGCTGTCCTTCACCCGCCGCCACCTGGCGGTGCCGTCGCCGTCCCGCCCGCCGTCGGTCCGGGCATGA
- a CDS encoding Ppx/GppA family phosphatase, with the protein MRLGVLDVGSNTVHLLVVDAHPGARPLPAYSHKAELRLAELLDEGGAISPDGVDRLVGTIADALRVAEDKGAEDVLPFATSAVREAANGEEVLARVEQETGVRLTVLSGEDESRLTFLAVRRWFGWSAGKLLVLDIGGGSLEVGYGMDEYPDAAVSLPLGAGRLTGGWLPGDPPAAQDVRALRRHVRAEIAKTVAEFARLGPSDLAVGTSKTFRQLARIAGAARSAEGLYVQRVLRRGALEEWVPRLAAMTAQRRAGLPGVSEGRAGQLLAGALVAEGAMDLYGVAELEICPWALREGVILRKLDVMAADTAGAASAGGLAGDTHGTVVNPTPASRPPDGGAGATVARRPA; encoded by the coding sequence ATGCGACTGGGAGTGCTCGACGTGGGTTCCAACACCGTTCACCTGTTGGTGGTGGACGCGCACCCGGGCGCGCGGCCGCTGCCGGCGTATTCGCACAAGGCGGAATTGCGGCTCGCGGAGCTGCTGGACGAGGGCGGGGCGATCAGCCCGGACGGGGTCGACCGCCTGGTCGGGACGATCGCGGACGCGCTGCGGGTCGCGGAGGACAAGGGTGCCGAGGATGTGCTGCCGTTCGCGACGTCCGCGGTGCGGGAGGCGGCGAACGGGGAAGAGGTGCTGGCCCGGGTCGAGCAGGAGACCGGGGTGCGGCTGACCGTGCTGTCCGGCGAGGACGAGTCGCGGCTCACTTTCCTCGCGGTGCGCCGCTGGTTCGGCTGGTCGGCGGGGAAGCTGCTGGTGCTGGACATCGGCGGCGGCTCGCTGGAGGTCGGCTACGGGATGGACGAGTATCCGGACGCGGCGGTGTCGCTGCCGCTGGGCGCCGGGCGGCTGACCGGCGGCTGGCTGCCGGGGGACCCGCCGGCCGCGCAGGACGTCCGCGCACTGCGCCGGCATGTGCGCGCCGAGATCGCGAAGACGGTCGCGGAATTCGCCCGGCTCGGGCCGTCCGACCTGGCGGTGGGCACGTCGAAGACCTTCAGGCAGCTGGCCAGGATCGCCGGCGCCGCCCGCAGCGCGGAGGGGCTGTACGTGCAGCGGGTGCTGCGGCGGGGCGCGCTGGAGGAGTGGGTGCCGCGGCTGGCGGCCATGACGGCGCAGCGCCGGGCCGGGCTGCCCGGGGTCTCCGAGGGCCGGGCCGGGCAGCTGCTGGCGGGGGCGCTGGTGGCCGAGGGGGCGATGGACCTCTACGGGGTGGCCGAGCTGGAGATCTGCCCGTGGGCCCTGCGCGAGGGGGTGATCCTGCGCAAGCTGGACGTGATGGCCGCGGACACCGCGGGAGCGGCGTCGGCCGGGGGCCTGGCGGGCGACACGCACGGCACTGTGGTCAACCCCACACCCGCCTCAAGGCCGCCGGACGGCGGTGCGGGCGCCACGGTGGCCCGCCGGCCGGCCTGA
- a CDS encoding helix-turn-helix domain-containing protein, protein MVRTPLTPWERRRGERFGALLREARGDRSMVEVAAAAGVSAETLRKIETGRAPTPAFFTVAALAGALDLSLDVLVTACAEDAGEAEEAAALSA, encoded by the coding sequence ATGGTGAGAACTCCTTTGACCCCGTGGGAACGCAGGCGCGGAGAGCGCTTCGGCGCGCTGCTGCGCGAGGCGCGCGGCGACCGCAGCATGGTGGAGGTCGCGGCGGCCGCGGGCGTCTCCGCGGAGACGCTGCGCAAGATCGAGACGGGCCGCGCCCCGACGCCCGCCTTCTTCACGGTCGCGGCCCTGGCCGGAGCGCTGGACCTGTCCCTGGACGTGCTGGTCACCGCCTGCGCGGAGGACGCCGGCGAAGCGGAGGAGGCGGCCGCACTGTCGGCATGA
- the map gene encoding type I methionyl aminopeptidase produces the protein MVEIKTDTALDAMREAGRVVARVLAAVEAAADVGVSLRELDEAARAVLTEAGARSPFLGYRPPFAPTPFPAVICASVNDAIVHGIPDDYRLRDGDLVSIDCGAELDGWTGDAATSFTVGRARPADLDLIAATRKALDAGIAAAVAGHRIGDISHAIGQVARAARCGMPADFGGHGIGRRMHEDPHVPNRGRPGRGFPLKPGLALAIEPMLMSGGRDAYVTAADGWTLRTTDGSRAAHIEHTIAVTADGPRVLTAL, from the coding sequence ATGGTGGAGATCAAAACCGACACGGCCCTGGACGCGATGCGCGAGGCAGGCCGGGTCGTCGCCCGTGTGCTGGCCGCCGTCGAGGCGGCCGCGGACGTCGGGGTGTCGCTGCGCGAACTCGACGAGGCCGCCCGAGCCGTCCTCACCGAGGCCGGCGCCCGCTCGCCCTTCCTCGGCTACCGGCCGCCCTTCGCGCCCACCCCCTTCCCCGCCGTGATCTGCGCCTCGGTCAACGACGCCATCGTCCACGGCATCCCCGACGACTACCGGCTGCGCGACGGCGACCTCGTCAGCATCGACTGCGGCGCCGAACTCGACGGCTGGACCGGCGACGCCGCGACCAGCTTCACCGTCGGCCGCGCCCGGCCCGCCGACCTCGACCTCATCGCGGCGACCCGCAAGGCCCTCGACGCCGGCATCGCGGCGGCCGTCGCGGGCCACCGCATCGGCGACATCTCGCACGCCATCGGGCAGGTCGCGCGTGCCGCGCGCTGCGGAATGCCCGCGGATTTCGGCGGCCACGGGATCGGGCGCCGCATGCACGAGGACCCGCACGTGCCCAACCGGGGCCGCCCCGGGCGCGGCTTCCCCCTCAAGCCGGGGCTGGCCCTCGCGATCGAGCCGATGCTGATGTCCGGCGGGCGGGACGCGTACGTCACCGCCGCGGACGGCTGGACCCTCCGTACGACCGACGGCAGCCGGGCCGCCCACATCGAGCACACCATCGCCGTCACGGCGGACGGCCCACGCGTCCTGACCGCCCTCTGA
- a CDS encoding xanthine dehydrogenase family protein molybdopterin-binding subunit, whose amino-acid sequence MSEVVVGAGINRVDGPRKVAGAAPYPSDFTARGQAHAALVGSTVAAGRVVGIDTAAAEASPGVIAVLTHLNMPRLERGPMTALGTSPPPPMQDDLIRHYGQHVALVVAESPEQAAAAARLVSVAYERAEPLLDVLDPRAPRVTDPWGTDSDRGDTAGALASAEAKVTQTYTTPDNTNSPLGLFTTLAIWEGDRLTVHDTTQWPSMAKATLAAVFQVPESSVRVLVPYVGGAFGAGLRVWPHVILTVLAARRTGRPVKLVLTRPQMFSCVGHRPDTVQQVSLGASRTGELTAIDHRTVSSLAMEDDDYEAVSAGSAFAYRCPNVVTRDVQARLNRPAPCSMRAPAEGQGNFALESAMDELAHALGMDPLELRLRNYTEVNPLSGLPWSSKALRECYEVGAQRFGWSSRNPEPGSMRDGDWLIGYGMAGCSYPWYSVPCSARATVSRDGSALVVSAATDIGTGTYTVMTQVSAECLGLPLGLVRFDLGDSDMPAAPQAGGSGLTGALGGAVGDACRRLVRRFAELAAKDADSPLHGVPPDTVTAGGGRVHAEGDPSRGESYTGILSRHGLAELSADGSSAPASPQDLGMAPSGAFGAKFVEVRVDRDLGLVRIARVVSAVDGGRILNEKTGRSQIIGATIGGIGQALFEATVTDPLTGRIANGTFGDYLIPVNADIPDLDVVFVGGPDRFSPVGTKGIGEVGLVGIAAAVANAVHHATGKRVRSLPITLDDLL is encoded by the coding sequence ATGAGCGAGGTCGTCGTCGGGGCCGGCATCAACCGGGTGGACGGCCCGCGCAAGGTGGCGGGCGCCGCTCCCTACCCGTCGGACTTCACCGCACGCGGTCAGGCGCACGCGGCGCTCGTCGGGAGCACGGTGGCCGCCGGCCGCGTCGTCGGCATCGACACCGCCGCCGCGGAGGCCTCGCCCGGCGTGATCGCCGTGCTCACCCACCTGAACATGCCGCGGCTGGAACGCGGGCCCATGACGGCGCTCGGCACCTCACCGCCGCCGCCGATGCAGGACGACCTCATCCGGCACTACGGGCAGCACGTCGCCCTCGTCGTGGCCGAGAGCCCCGAGCAGGCAGCGGCGGCGGCCCGGCTGGTGTCCGTCGCGTACGAGCGCGCGGAGCCGTTGCTCGACGTGCTCGATCCGCGGGCCCCGCGGGTGACCGACCCGTGGGGGACGGACAGCGACCGCGGGGACACCGCCGGGGCCCTGGCCTCGGCCGAGGCCAAGGTCACGCAGACCTACACCACACCGGACAACACCAACAGCCCGCTCGGCCTCTTCACCACCCTCGCGATCTGGGAAGGGGACCGGCTCACCGTCCACGACACCACCCAGTGGCCTTCGATGGCCAAGGCGACGCTGGCCGCCGTCTTCCAGGTCCCGGAAAGCTCGGTCCGCGTCCTGGTGCCGTATGTGGGAGGCGCCTTCGGCGCGGGCCTGCGGGTCTGGCCGCATGTGATCCTCACCGTCCTCGCGGCCCGCCGGACCGGTCGGCCGGTCAAGCTCGTGCTGACCCGGCCGCAGATGTTCAGCTGCGTGGGGCATCGGCCGGACACCGTGCAGCAGGTGTCGCTCGGCGCGAGCCGGACCGGCGAGCTGACGGCGATCGACCACCGCACCGTCTCGTCGCTGGCCATGGAGGACGACGACTACGAGGCGGTGTCCGCGGGCTCGGCCTTCGCCTACCGGTGCCCGAACGTGGTCACCCGGGACGTCCAGGCGCGGCTGAACCGTCCCGCCCCCTGCTCGATGCGCGCCCCAGCCGAGGGCCAGGGCAACTTCGCTCTGGAGTCGGCGATGGACGAGCTGGCCCACGCCCTGGGGATGGACCCGCTGGAGCTGCGTCTGCGCAACTACACCGAGGTCAACCCCCTGTCGGGCCTGCCGTGGTCGAGCAAGGCGCTGCGGGAGTGCTACGAGGTGGGGGCGCAGCGCTTCGGGTGGTCCTCCCGGAATCCGGAGCCGGGCTCCATGCGGGACGGCGACTGGCTCATCGGATACGGGATGGCCGGGTGCAGCTACCCGTGGTATTCGGTGCCCTGCTCCGCACGGGCCACCGTCAGCCGCGACGGGAGCGCCCTGGTCGTCAGCGCGGCCACCGACATCGGGACGGGCACCTACACGGTGATGACCCAGGTCTCGGCGGAGTGCCTCGGACTCCCCCTCGGCCTGGTCCGCTTCGACCTCGGCGACTCCGACATGCCGGCCGCGCCCCAGGCGGGCGGTTCCGGACTCACCGGAGCGCTGGGGGGCGCCGTCGGCGACGCCTGCCGCCGGCTCGTCCGCCGGTTCGCCGAGCTGGCCGCGAAGGACGCCGATTCGCCACTGCACGGCGTCCCGCCGGACACGGTCACCGCCGGCGGCGGACGCGTCCACGCGGAGGGCGACCCCTCCCGGGGCGAGTCCTACACCGGCATCCTCAGCCGCCACGGGCTGGCGGAGCTGTCCGCCGACGGTTCGAGCGCGCCCGCCTCCCCGCAGGATCTCGGCATGGCGCCGTCCGGCGCCTTCGGCGCCAAGTTCGTCGAGGTGCGGGTGGACCGCGACCTGGGACTGGTGCGGATCGCGCGGGTCGTGTCCGCCGTCGACGGGGGCCGCATCCTGAACGAGAAGACCGGCCGGAGCCAGATCATCGGGGCGACGATCGGCGGCATCGGCCAGGCGCTCTTCGAGGCCACCGTCACCGACCCGCTCACCGGCCGGATCGCCAACGGCACCTTCGGGGACTACCTCATCCCCGTCAACGCCGACATCCCCGACCTGGACGTCGTCTTCGTCGGCGGACCGGACCGCTTCTCGCCGGTCGGCACCAAAGGCATCGGCGAGGTCGGCCTGGTGGGCATCGCGGCCGCCGTGGCCAACGCCGTCCACCACGCCACCGGCAAGCGCGTCCGCTCGCTGCCCATCACCCTCGACGACCTGCTGTAG
- a CDS encoding xanthine dehydrogenase family protein subunit M, whose translation MRPFEYVRATEVSDAVRLVSAHPGGAYLAGGTTQLDLMKDGVLGPGLLVDITRLPLAGTERRGGALHVGALTTMEELAADPVVAERLPLVREALLKGASAQLRNMATIGGNLLQRTRCRYFRDPDVPKCNKRLPGSGCAAVEGVPRMHAVLGAGERCIALHASDLAVPLVALDAVVHVQGPTGERRIPLTDFYLPASDSPDVENRLVHGELITAVEIPLLPAEAVSGYLKVRDRMSYEFALTSAAVALVISGGIIREARIGLGGVGTTPWRAWDAERELVGSPADTPAFRRAARAAVQDAWTVPGTEFKVELAQRCLVRELRTVSGAAA comes from the coding sequence ATGCGGCCTTTTGAGTACGTCCGGGCGACAGAGGTCTCCGACGCGGTGCGACTCGTGTCGGCCCATCCCGGCGGGGCGTATCTGGCCGGGGGGACGACGCAGCTCGATCTGATGAAGGACGGCGTGCTCGGGCCGGGCCTGCTGGTCGACATCACGCGCCTCCCGCTCGCGGGCACCGAGCGGCGGGGCGGGGCGCTGCACGTCGGCGCGCTGACGACGATGGAGGAGCTGGCGGCGGATCCGGTGGTCGCCGAGCGGCTGCCCCTGGTCCGTGAGGCACTGCTGAAAGGCGCGTCCGCCCAGCTGCGGAACATGGCGACGATCGGCGGGAACCTGCTCCAGCGGACACGCTGCCGGTATTTCCGCGATCCCGACGTCCCGAAGTGCAACAAGCGCCTCCCCGGGTCCGGTTGCGCGGCCGTCGAGGGCGTGCCCCGTATGCACGCCGTCCTCGGTGCGGGCGAGCGGTGCATCGCCCTGCACGCCTCGGACCTCGCCGTCCCCCTGGTGGCACTCGACGCGGTGGTGCACGTCCAGGGCCCCACGGGCGAACGGCGGATCCCGCTGACCGACTTCTACCTCCCGGCGTCGGACAGCCCCGACGTCGAGAACCGCCTCGTGCACGGCGAACTGATCACCGCGGTCGAGATCCCGCTGCTGCCCGCCGAGGCCGTCTCGGGCTACCTGAAAGTACGGGACCGGATGTCGTACGAGTTCGCGCTCACCTCGGCCGCGGTGGCCCTGGTGATCTCCGGCGGGATCATCCGCGAGGCCAGGATCGGGCTCGGCGGGGTGGGCACCACGCCGTGGCGTGCGTGGGACGCGGAGCGCGAACTCGTCGGCTCGCCGGCCGACACGCCGGCCTTCCGGCGGGCGGCGAGGGCGGCCGTACAGGACGCGTGGACCGTGCCCGGCACGGAATTCAAGGTGGAACTGGCGCAGCGCTGCCTCGTCCGCGAGCTGCGCACCGTGTCAGGGGCCGCGGCATGA
- a CDS encoding (2Fe-2S)-binding protein yields MGADTSRETAVPDVFELVTRLVVNGHPAVLSVDTRVTLLDALRDHLGLVGTKKGCDQGACGACTVHVNGKRVLSCLTLAAQCEGHTVTTIEGLSRPGETHPMQEAFVARDGFQCGFCTPGQIMSAVALIGEGRAGSDDEIREFMSGNLCRCGAYPNMVAAIRDVAAAGSGDAAF; encoded by the coding sequence ATGGGCGCGGACACCTCGCGGGAAACCGCGGTCCCCGACGTATTCGAACTCGTCACGAGACTGGTGGTGAACGGGCACCCGGCTGTCCTGAGCGTCGACACGCGCGTCACGCTCCTGGACGCACTGCGCGACCATCTGGGCCTGGTGGGGACGAAGAAAGGGTGCGACCAAGGGGCCTGCGGTGCCTGCACCGTGCATGTGAACGGAAAGCGGGTGCTCTCGTGTCTCACCCTCGCCGCACAATGCGAAGGCCACACGGTGACGACGATCGAGGGCCTCTCGCGGCCGGGCGAGACGCATCCCATGCAGGAGGCCTTCGTCGCACGGGACGGATTCCAGTGCGGATTCTGCACGCCGGGACAGATCATGTCGGCGGTCGCCCTGATCGGCGAAGGGCGGGCCGGATCGGATGACGAGATCCGCGAATTCATGAGCGGGAATCTCTGCCGTTGCGGCGCTTATCCGAACATGGTGGCGGCGATCCGCGACGTGGCGGCTGCGGGGAGTGGCGATGCGGCCTTTTGA
- a CDS encoding PPOX class F420-dependent oxidoreductase, giving the protein MAEQMSEDAWKAFIGEGTRTGKLATVRADGSPHIAPIWFLLDGDDLVFTTENTTVKSRNLLRDERAALCVDDERPPYSFAVLRGRVEISEEPGQLLTWATRIAARYMGEDVAREFGERNSVPGMLLVRMRIEHVTAYAAIA; this is encoded by the coding sequence ATGGCTGAGCAGATGAGTGAGGACGCGTGGAAGGCATTCATCGGAGAAGGCACTCGCACCGGTAAGCTGGCCACCGTCCGGGCGGACGGCAGCCCGCACATCGCGCCCATCTGGTTTCTGCTGGACGGCGACGACCTCGTCTTCACCACGGAGAATACGACGGTGAAAAGCCGCAACCTTCTGCGGGACGAGCGGGCGGCGCTGTGTGTCGACGACGAGCGGCCGCCTTATTCCTTCGCGGTGCTGCGGGGACGCGTGGAGATTTCGGAAGAGCCCGGCCAATTGCTCACCTGGGCGACCAGGATCGCCGCGCGATACATGGGTGAGGACGTGGCGCGGGAGTTCGGGGAGCGCAACAGCGTCCCGGGCATGCTGCTGGTGCGGATGCGGATCGAGCACGTCACCGCCTACGCGGCCATCGCCTGA
- the radA gene encoding DNA repair protein RadA — MATRKPAPKDRPSYRCTECGWTAVKWLGRCGECQAWGTVEQYGGVSAVRTTAPGRVSTPARPIGQVDGRQATARSTGVPELDRVLGGGLVPGAVALLAGEPGVGKSTLLLDVAAKASSAQSPVLYVTGEESASQVRLRADRIGALADHLYLAAETDLSAVLGHLDDVKPSLLVLDSVQTVASPEIDGAPGGMAQIREVAGALIRASKERGMATLLVGHVTKDGAIAGPRLLEHLVDVVLSFEGDRHARLRLIRGVKNRYGATDEVGCFELHDEGITSLADPSGLFLTRRDEPVPGTCLTVTLEGKRPLVAEVQALTVDTQIPSPRRTTSGLENSRVSMMLAVLEQRGRIKAIGKQDIYTATVGGVKLTEPAADLAVALALASAAIDTPLPKNLVAIGEVGLAGEVRRVTGVQRRLSEAARLGFTHALVPTDPGKVPPGMRVIEVSDIGDALRALPARGSRGQASG; from the coding sequence ATGGCCACCCGCAAGCCCGCCCCGAAGGACCGTCCCTCCTACCGCTGCACCGAGTGCGGCTGGACCGCCGTCAAGTGGCTCGGCCGGTGCGGCGAGTGCCAGGCGTGGGGGACGGTGGAGCAGTACGGCGGCGTGTCGGCGGTGCGCACCACGGCCCCCGGGCGGGTGAGCACACCTGCGCGGCCGATCGGGCAGGTCGACGGGCGGCAGGCGACCGCGCGCTCGACGGGGGTGCCGGAGCTGGACCGGGTGCTGGGCGGCGGCCTGGTCCCTGGCGCCGTGGCGCTGCTCGCGGGCGAGCCGGGCGTCGGGAAGTCGACGCTGCTGCTGGACGTGGCGGCGAAGGCGTCCAGCGCGCAGAGTCCGGTGCTGTACGTCACAGGGGAGGAGTCCGCGTCGCAGGTGCGGCTGCGGGCGGACCGTATCGGCGCGCTCGCCGACCACCTCTACCTGGCGGCGGAGACGGACCTGTCCGCGGTGCTCGGGCATCTGGACGACGTCAAGCCGTCGCTGCTGGTGCTGGACTCCGTGCAGACCGTGGCGTCGCCGGAGATCGACGGCGCCCCCGGCGGCATGGCGCAGATCAGGGAGGTCGCGGGCGCGCTGATCAGGGCGTCCAAGGAGCGCGGGATGGCCACCCTGCTGGTCGGCCATGTCACCAAGGACGGTGCGATCGCCGGGCCGCGGCTGCTGGAGCACCTGGTGGACGTGGTGCTGAGCTTCGAGGGCGACCGGCACGCGCGGCTGCGGCTGATCCGCGGGGTGAAGAACAGATACGGGGCCACCGACGAGGTCGGCTGCTTCGAGCTGCACGACGAGGGCATCACGAGCCTTGCGGACCCCTCGGGCCTGTTCCTGACCCGGCGCGACGAGCCGGTGCCCGGCACATGCCTGACGGTGACGCTGGAGGGCAAGCGGCCGCTGGTCGCGGAGGTGCAGGCGCTGACCGTGGACACCCAGATCCCCTCGCCGAGGCGTACGACGTCGGGCCTGGAGAATTCCCGGGTGTCGATGATGCTGGCGGTGCTCGAACAGCGCGGCCGGATCAAGGCGATCGGCAAGCAGGACATCTACACCGCGACGGTGGGCGGGGTGAAGCTGACCGAGCCGGCCGCCGACCTGGCGGTGGCGCTGGCGCTGGCCAGCGCGGCGATCGACACCCCGCTGCCGAAGAATCTGGTGGCGATCGGCGAGGTGGGGCTGGCGGGCGAGGTGCGCCGGGTCACCGGGGTGCAGCGCCGCCTCTCGGAGGCGGCGCGGCTCGGTTTCACGCACGCGCTGGTGCCGACCGACCCCGGCAAGGTGCCGCCCGGGATGCGGGTGATCGAGGTGTCGGACATCGGTGACGCCTTGCGCGCACTGCCTGCGCGGGGGTCCCGGGGGCAGGCTTCCGGGTAG
- the disA gene encoding DNA integrity scanning diadenylate cyclase DisA, whose protein sequence is MRASLSAVAPGTALRDGLERILRGNTGGLIVLGMDKTVESLCTGGFVLDVEFTATRLRELCKLDGALIVDKDITKILRAGVQLVPDPTIPTEETGTRHRTADRVSKQVNFPVVSVSQSMRLIALYVDGQRRVLEDSAAILSRANQALATLERYKLRLDEVAGTLSALEIEDLVTVRDVTAVAQRLEMVRRIATEIAEYVVELGTDGRLLSLQLDELIAGVEPERELVARDYVPEPTAKRSRTVGEAMAELDTLPQGELIELTTVARALGYTGSPESLDSAVSPRGYRLLAKVPRLPNAVIERLVEHFGGLQKLLAASVDDLQAVDGVGEARARSVREGLSRLAESSILERYV, encoded by the coding sequence ATGCGCGCCTCGCTGAGCGCCGTCGCGCCCGGCACGGCCCTGCGCGACGGCCTTGAGCGCATCCTGCGCGGCAATACCGGTGGCCTGATCGTGCTGGGCATGGACAAGACCGTGGAGTCGCTGTGCACCGGCGGCTTCGTCCTCGACGTGGAATTCACCGCGACCCGGCTGCGCGAGCTGTGCAAGCTGGACGGCGCGCTGATCGTGGACAAGGACATCACCAAGATCCTGCGGGCCGGCGTGCAGCTGGTGCCCGACCCGACGATCCCGACCGAGGAGACCGGCACCCGGCACCGCACCGCGGACCGGGTCAGCAAGCAGGTCAACTTCCCCGTGGTGTCGGTCAGTCAGTCGATGCGGCTGATCGCGCTGTACGTGGACGGGCAGCGCCGGGTCCTGGAGGACTCGGCGGCGATCCTGTCCCGCGCCAACCAGGCGCTGGCGACCCTTGAGCGGTACAAACTGCGGCTGGACGAGGTGGCGGGCACCCTGTCGGCGCTGGAGATCGAGGACCTGGTCACGGTCCGCGATGTCACGGCGGTGGCGCAGCGGTTGGAGATGGTGCGCCGGATCGCCACCGAGATCGCCGAATACGTCGTGGAGTTGGGCACCGACGGGCGGCTGCTGTCGCTCCAGCTGGACGAGCTGATCGCCGGCGTGGAGCCCGAACGCGAGCTGGTGGCCCGGGACTACGTGCCGGAGCCGACGGCCAAGCGCAGCCGTACGGTCGGCGAGGCGATGGCCGAGCTGGACACCCTGCCGCAGGGCGAGCTGATCGAACTGACCACGGTGGCGCGGGCGTTGGGCTACACCGGATCGCCCGAGTCGCTGGACTCGGCCGTTTCACCGCGGGGCTACCGGCTGCTGGCGAAGGTGCCGCGGCTGCCGAACGCGGTGATCGAGCGGCTGGTCGAGCACTTCGGCGGCCTGCAGAAGCTGCTCGCCGCCAGCGTGGACGACCTCCAGGCGGTCGACGGCGTCGGCGAGGCCCGCGCCCGCTCGGTCCGCGAGGGCCTGTCGCGGCTGGCGGAGTCCTCGATCCTCGAACGGTACGTGTAG
- a CDS encoding A/G-specific adenine glycosylase: protein MSTDLHHTPEYHVPEHHAPEHRDPGSAAALHELVIDWFGAHARDLPWRRPDAGAWSVMVSEFMLQQTPVVRVLPVHEQWLARWPRPADLAAESPGEAVRAWGRLGYPRRALRLHAAAGAIAQRHGGEVPHEHAELLALPGVGEYTAAAVASFAYGRRHTVLDTNVRRVFARVATGVAHPPNATTAAERRTAAALLPADEATAARWAAATMELGALVCTARSPQCGQCPVAALCAWRLAGSPPHEGPPRRGQSYAGTDRQVRGRLLAVLRASPGPVPQAALDAVWHEPVQRARALDGLVEDGLVEPLANGVYRLPV, encoded by the coding sequence ATGAGCACAGACCTCCACCACACCCCCGAGTACCACGTCCCCGAACACCATGCCCCCGAGCACCGCGACCCCGGGTCCGCGGCCGCGCTGCACGAGCTGGTCATCGACTGGTTCGGCGCGCACGCCCGCGACCTGCCCTGGCGCCGCCCGGACGCGGGCGCCTGGTCGGTGATGGTCAGCGAGTTCATGCTCCAGCAGACCCCGGTGGTCCGGGTGCTGCCGGTGCACGAGCAATGGCTGGCCCGCTGGCCGCGCCCCGCCGACCTGGCCGCCGAGTCGCCCGGCGAGGCGGTCAGGGCGTGGGGCCGGCTCGGCTATCCGCGCCGGGCCCTGCGGCTGCACGCCGCGGCCGGCGCGATAGCGCAGCGGCACGGCGGCGAGGTGCCGCACGAACACGCCGAGCTGCTGGCGCTGCCCGGCGTCGGGGAGTACACGGCGGCGGCGGTCGCGTCCTTCGCCTACGGGCGGCGGCACACGGTGCTCGACACGAACGTGCGGCGGGTCTTCGCCCGGGTGGCGACCGGTGTCGCCCACCCGCCGAACGCGACGACGGCCGCCGAGCGGCGTACGGCGGCGGCCCTGCTGCCCGCCGACGAGGCCACCGCGGCGCGCTGGGCGGCGGCGACGATGGAGCTGGGCGCCCTGGTGTGCACCGCCCGCTCCCCGCAGTGCGGGCAGTGCCCGGTGGCGGCGCTGTGCGCGTGGCGCCTCGCGGGTTCACCGCCGCACGAGGGCCCGCCGCGGCGCGGCCAGTCCTACGCCGGCACCGACCGCCAGGTCCGCGGCCGCCTCCTGGCGGTCCTGCGCGCCTCACCCGGCCCCGTACCGCAGGCGGCACTCGACGCGGTGTGGCACGAGCCGGTGCAGCGTGCCAGGGCCCTTGACGGCCTGGTCGAGGACGGCCTGGTCGAGCCGCTCGCCAACGGCGTCTACCGCCTCCCGGTCTGA